One window of Panulirus ornatus isolate Po-2019 chromosome 13, ASM3632096v1, whole genome shotgun sequence genomic DNA carries:
- the LOC139752797 gene encoding mitochondrial tRNA-specific 2-thiouridylase 1 isoform X2, with the protein MAGVTKRFPRVVLGISGGVDSAVSALLLKRKGYEVIGVFMRNWDEKDEKGHCTTDAEAEDAEWVCRRLDIPFHEVNFVKEYWHEVFTHMIEEYKAGFTPNPDIICNKKVKFSPFLNHAQENFSTEVIATGHYARTSFGEDLENYDTKMGARLLQSIDRLKDQTFFLSQIPQKSLQHTMFPIVH; encoded by the exons ATGGCCGGCGTAACAAAACGGTTTCCACGCGTAGTTCTGGGGATATCCGGTGGAGTGGACAGTGCCGTTTCTGCTCTTCTGCTCAAAAGAAAAG GTTATGAAGTTATTGGTGTATTTATGCGAAACtgggatgaaaaagatgaaaaaggccaTTGCACCACAGATGCTGAAGCAGAAGATGCAGAGTGGGTGTGTCGTAGATTAGATATTCCCTTCCATGAAGTCAACTTTGTAAAGGAGTATTGGCATGAAGTCTTTAC gcatatgatagaagaaTATAAGGCAGGTTTTACACCAAATCCAGACATCATATGCAATAAAAAAGTTAAGTTCTCTCCTTTTCTCAACCATGCTCAAGAGAATTTTAGTACTGAAGTTATTGCAACTGGACATTATGCACGGACATCCTTTGGTGAGGACCTAGAGAATTATGACACTAAAATGG GTGCAAGATTGTTGCAGAGTATAGACCGACTGAAAGATCAAACTTTCTTTCTAAGTCAGATTCCTCAGAAGTCCCTGCAGCACACTATGTTCCCCATAG